The DNA region CAAAAAACTAAAGAGACACCATACTTATCAAACCAACTTTTACTTTTTTTTAAATCTTTAGAAGAAATACCTAGATATTTTCCTTTTTTATCTAGAAAGCTTGAAAGTCTTTTTTCATTTACCAATCTACCTAAATAATACCAAGGCAATGATCCTAAAATTGTTCCAAGTAAACCCCAAAAAACTAAAAAATAGAAATTTAATTTTTGTTGATAAACAAAAAAGCCTCCTAATGGCATTATTATTTCCGAAGGTATTGGGGGTATTATATTTTCTAAAAACATAGCCAGACAAATAGTAAGGTATGCAATTACTGAATTTTTTTCAACAGCAGAACTAATGAATTCAGGAATTGAAGTTAGAAAATTTACAAAAATTAAACTCAATTTTAGTATCTATAAAGTTCTGGTTTATAAGGACCCTCAACAGATACGTTGATATAGTCAGCCTGTTCTTTCGTTAATTTTGTTAATTTTGCACCAATTTTATGTAAATGTAACCTGGCTACCATTTCATCTAAGTGTTTTGGTAAGACATAGACCTCTTTTGCATACTGCTCTGACTTATTAAAAAGTTCTATTTGAGCTAATACTTGATTAGTAAAAGAATTACTCATAACAAAGCTTGGATGTCCAGTCGCACAGCCTAAATTGACTAATCTACCTTCAGCTAGAAGGATTATTTTATTACCGCTAGGTAAAGTTATGTGATCAACTTGAGGCTTTATGTTTTCCCATGGATAATCTTTCAGTGAAGCCACATCAATTTCATTATCGAAATGGCCAATATTACAAACTATGGCCTCATCTTTCATCTTGACAAGATTTTCGTTTGTTATTACTTGATAGTTGCCGGTTGCTGTAACAAATATATCTATATCTTCCACAACATCATCTAATGTAACAACGCTAAAACCTTCCATTGCCGCTTGAAGAGCACAAATTGGATCGACTTCTGCAACTTTTACAATCGCACCAAGTCCTCTTAGAGACTGGGCTGAACCTTTGCCTACATCCCCAAAACCCATAACTAAAGCAACCTTCCCAGCAATCATCACATCAGTGGCTCGTTTTATGCTGTCAACCAGAGATTCTCTGCAGCCATATAAATTATCAAATTTGCTCTTAGTTACTGAATCATTAACGTTGATAGCAGGGAAAGGTAAAGCATTTTGCTTTTGCAGTTGATAAAGTCTTGCAACTCCCGTTGTAGTTTCTTCAGTGACACCAATGATATTACTCTTAATTCTAGAATAGAAGTCACTATCATTTTTCAACTTAGACTTAATAGAATTGAATAGAGCAATTTCTTCTTCATTACCGGGGTTATCTAAAACAGATAAATCTTTTTCAGCTTTACTACCGAGTATCAATAAGCCAGTTGCATCTCCCCCATCATCAAGAATCATATTTGGAGAGTCTGAACTCCAATCGAGTATATAGTGGGTATATTGCCAATATTCATCAAGAGTCTCGCCTTTTTTTGCATATACAGAAATTCCTTGATCTGCGATAGCTGCAGCCGCATGATCTTGAGTTGAAAAAATATTGCATGAAGCCCATTTTACTTCTGCACCAAGATCAACAAGGGTTTCTATTAGGACTGCTGTCTGAATGGTCATATGAAGACTTCCAGCTATTTTTGCACCTTTTAGTGGCTTTTCAGATTTATATTTGTCTCTAAGTGCCATTAATCCAGGCATTTCAGTTTCGGCAATTTTAATTTCTTTACGACCAAAATCTGATAAAGCTATATCAGCAATTACATAATTAGGTGTAGAAGTCTTAACTGAATCTGCGATAACCATGCCTAGTAAATAGTTTCTTTATTAAACTATAAATGATTTTTGTATAATTTTGTGTTTGTTGCGAATTTAAAAGAGACTTTAAATTTGGGAAAAAAACTCTCACACAAATTAAATCCCCAATCAATTGTTTTATTACAAGGTCCAATTGGAGCTGGGAAAACTTCATTTGTGCAAGGGATTGCTAAAGGCTTATTAATCACTGAGGACATAACAAGCCCTACATTTGCTTTATCGCATCACTATAACTCCGGAAAAATCCCGCTAATTCATCTTGATTTATACAGGATAGAAAATATTTCTTCAGCAAAAGAAGTTTTTTTTTCAGAAGAAGAAGAAGCAATACAAAAACAAGCTATCTTAGTCATTGAATGGCCAGAATTAATAGAACCAGTTATTAATAATTTCTGGAAAATAGAAATTAGTTACGCAAAAAATTTTGGAAGACACTACGAAATAAGAGATCCCAAAAATTTGTTAACGTTCTCATAATATGGCTGTTGCTCGATGGCGCCTTCACCAAGACAAGTTAACAATCCACAAACACTTGCGAACTTAATGCAATCTTCTATCTCTAGTTTATTTGAAGGATATCCAGAAGAAATTAATTTTGAAATTAAGCCAGCTAG from Prochlorococcus marinus XMU1410 includes:
- a CDS encoding DedA family protein, encoding MSLIFVNFLTSIPEFISSAVEKNSVIAYLTICLAMFLENIIPPIPSEIIMPLGGFFVYQQKLNFYFLVFWGLLGTILGSLPWYYLGRLVNEKRLSSFLDKKGKYLGISSKDLKKSKSWFDKYGVSLVFWGRLVPGIRTLISVPAGIELMPLRKFLIWTAFGSFIWVALLTYAGYLFGENYPIIETYLDQIKYVVKPVLILIFLYFFIRFTIRFLKNKG
- the ahcY gene encoding adenosylhomocysteinase, which translates into the protein MVIADSVKTSTPNYVIADIALSDFGRKEIKIAETEMPGLMALRDKYKSEKPLKGAKIAGSLHMTIQTAVLIETLVDLGAEVKWASCNIFSTQDHAAAAIADQGISVYAKKGETLDEYWQYTHYILDWSSDSPNMILDDGGDATGLLILGSKAEKDLSVLDNPGNEEEIALFNSIKSKLKNDSDFYSRIKSNIIGVTEETTTGVARLYQLQKQNALPFPAINVNDSVTKSKFDNLYGCRESLVDSIKRATDVMIAGKVALVMGFGDVGKGSAQSLRGLGAIVKVAEVDPICALQAAMEGFSVVTLDDVVEDIDIFVTATGNYQVITNENLVKMKDEAIVCNIGHFDNEIDVASLKDYPWENIKPQVDHITLPSGNKIILLAEGRLVNLGCATGHPSFVMSNSFTNQVLAQIELFNKSEQYAKEVYVLPKHLDEMVARLHLHKIGAKLTKLTKEQADYINVSVEGPYKPELYRY
- the tsaE gene encoding tRNA (adenosine(37)-N6)-threonylcarbamoyltransferase complex ATPase subunit type 1 TsaE, producing the protein MFVANLKETLNLGKKLSHKLNPQSIVLLQGPIGAGKTSFVQGIAKGLLITEDITSPTFALSHHYNSGKIPLIHLDLYRIENISSAKEVFFSEEEEAIQKQAILVIEWPELIEPVINNFWKIEISYAKNFGRHYEIRDPKNLLTFS